One window of Culex pipiens pallens isolate TS unplaced genomic scaffold, TS_CPP_V2 Cpp_Un0011, whole genome shotgun sequence genomic DNA carries:
- the LOC120427870 gene encoding fatty acyl-CoA reductase wat-like — protein sequence MDPRGMNLWEEEDNGYSPIAEYFRDKVVLLTGATGFIGKIYLEKLIRCGASELILIIREKRGVPPAERMTRIFDSVPVMKSFQRNFNNCRDRVKVVRGDMSEDGLGLDPADVEYIRQRVQIVLHVAADVRFDETLFKAIQMNVKGTWEMLNLCASGCSRLEMFVYVSTAYANCLQGTVHEQFYDPPMDPMVLLSLVEKMDAVEQDHFEALTQMILGPWPNTYTYAKALAECLVKRFYERIPVMIIRPPIVVATFNEPVQGWVDNLYGMNGAIVGIGCGVLRVIQTGPDDMKNDVMPADFVVNGTLAAIKYTVDRNALEAPSTDPDRVAIFHVTSSVDNPLTNARFRSLVETIGGDHAPLNSLWIGTCINLQSRLLVRLLTIVFHVIPGIFIDAGLKYYGKKTSLMKIYRKVARFTGFINYFATHEFIFVNDKMHRVLETMTPGDREKFHCDIRTVTWEDVFNVYVPGLKLYMRHEGPETWIASRERFYRLKKIGLGLFYILLAMVVYWILPSLLADYVPAIFN from the exons ATGGATCCTCGTGGGATGAATCTGTGGGAAGAGGAGGACAACGGTTACAGTCCGATTGCGGAGTATTTTCGCGACAAGGTGGTCCTGCTGACCGGCGCCACTGGGTTCATTGGAAAGATATACTTGGAGAAGTTGATTCGATGCGGGGCCAGCGAATTGATCTTGATAATCCGGGAGAAGCGTGGAGTTCCACCGGCAGAGCGAATGACACGGATCTTTGACTCGGTACCGGTGATGAAGAGCTTCCAGCGGAACTTTAACAACTGTCGTGACCGCGTCAAGGTGGTCCGAGGGGACATGTCCGAGGATGGGCTCGGGTTGGATCCCGCCGACGTAGAATACATCAGGCAAAGGGTTCAAATCGTGCTGCACGTGGCGGCCGACGTTCGGTTCGACGAAACGCTCTTCAAGGCGATCCAGATGAACGTGAAAGGCACCTGGGAGATGTTGAACCTGTGTGCGAGCGGATGTTCCCGGTTGGAGATGTTTGTGTACGTTTCGACGGCCTATGCCAACTGCCTCCAGGGGACGGTTCATGAACAGTTTTACGACCCACCGATGGATCCGATGGTGCTGCTGAGCTTGGTGGAAAAAATGGACGCGGTCGAACAGGACCACTTTGAGGCGCTAACGCAAATGATTCTGGGCCCGTGGCCAAACACGTACACGTACGCGAAGGCTCTGGCGGAATGTTTGGTGAAGCGGTTCTACGAGCGGATACCGGTGATGATCATAAGGCCACCCATTG tggTGGCCACATTCAACGAGCCCGTCCAAGGCTGGGTAGACAATCTGTACGGTATGAACGGGGCCATCGTTGGCATTGGATGCGGCGTACTGCGGGTCATCCAAACCGGTCCGGACGACATGAAGAACGACGTGATGCCGGCGGATTTCGTCGTGAACGGGACGCTGGCCGCCATCAAGTACACCGTGGACCGGAACGCCCTGGAGGCTCCTTCGACCGATCCGGACCGAGTGGCCATCTTCCACGTGACCAGCAGCGTGGACAACCCGTTGACCAATGCCCGGTTCAGGAGCTTGGTGGAAACGATTGGGGGTGATCACGCGCCGTTGAATTCGCTCTGGATTGGAACCTGCATCAACTTGCAGTCTCGGCTGCTGGTCCGGCTGTTGACGATCGTGTTCCACGTGATTCCCGGGATATTTATTGACGCTGGGTTGAAGTACTATGGCAAGAAGACAAG CCTGATGAAGATCTACCGGAAGGTGGCACGGTTCACCGGGTTCATCAACTATTTCGCCACGCACGAGTTCATCTTCGTGAACGACAAGATGCACCGGGTGCTGGAGACGATGACTCCGGGCGATCGGGAAAAGTTCCACTGCGACATCCGGACCGTCACCTGGGAGGACGTGTTCAACGTGTACGTTCCGGGCCTTAAGCTGTACATGCGGCACGAGGGACCAGAAACCTGGATTGCGTCCCGGGAACGGTTCTACCGGTTGAAGAAGATTGGCCTCGGGttattctatattttgcttgccATGGTAGTGTATTGGATTTTGCCGTCACTACTAGCGGATTATGTTCCTGCGATTTTTAATTAA